The Fusobacterium pseudoperiodonticum DNA window AAGTAAATAGTTTTATTTTTTGTTTTGTGATATAATCTATTGAAAATTTTATAAATCTCAAGGAGGAGTTTAATGGGTTTAGGCGATTTACTTTTTAAAGAAAAAGAAGATAAGTATTTAAAACAGATAGAAGATTTACAAAATTATTTAAAGATAAAAGATGATGAAATTTCTTATTTAACAGCTCAACTTGAAGAAGTTACAAAAGAAAAAGATGCTAGAATTAGTAGTAAACAATTAGAAATTTTTGAGAAAAATTTTAAACATAATATTGAAGTTGCTAAAAAATATAGAAGTATTTTAGATTCATATAATTTAGATACTGAAAAAAAATCATATAAATATAGAGTTGATTTAAAACATTTTTATTCTGAAAAGAAATTTGAAGAAGTGATAAAATTCCTAAATGAAGATAATAAATTTTTTGTTGATGAATTAAATGAAGAAATTTTTGATAATATGAGCAAAGAAGTAAAAAATGCTAATAAAGCAAAGCAAAGATTTATAGATTTTAAAAATGGACAAATGGAATGGTCTATTACAACTCTTATAAATAAAGGTGAAGAGCTCTCTAAATTATACTCTAAATCAAGAAAATTAATGACTATATTTTCTGACTTGTATCTTGAATATTTAGATGATATAGCAAATTTTGATTTTATGGCTCTAAAATCTCAAGGCTTTGATATTTCTGAAATTGAAGAATTCATTTCAAAGAGAGATAACTATTATAAGGAGAGAAGAAGATGAAAAACATTTTAGTAGGAGTTACAGGAGGAATTGCTGCATTCAAATCTGCAAGTATAGTATCTCTTCTAAAGAAGAAGGGATACAATGTAAAAGTAGTCATGACAGAAAATGCCACAAACATAATAGGTCCTTTAACTCTTGAGACTCTTTCAAAAAACAGAGTCTATGTTGATATGTGGGATAAAAATCCTCACTATGAAGTTGAACACATTTCTCTTGCTGATTGGGCAGATATAGTTTTAATTGCACCTGCAACATATAATATAATTGGTAAAGTTGCTAATGGAATTGCTGATGATATGCTTTCTACTATACTATCTGCTGTTGCTTTAAGGAAACCTGTTTTCTTTGCTCTTGCAATGAATGTAAATATGTATGAAAATCCTATTCTTAATGAAAATATAGATAAATTAAAAGCTTATGGTTATAGATTTATAGATACGAATGAAGGCCTACTAGCTTGTAACTATGAAGCTAAAGGTAGAATGAAAGAACCAGAAGAAATTGTTGATATAATTGAAAGATATAGCATAGCTTCTAAGATTGATAATTTTAGAGATGCTCTAAAAGGTAAAAAACTTCTTATCACAAGTGGTAGAACAAGAGAAGATATAGATCCTATAAGATATCTTTCAAATAAATCAAGTGGGAAAATGGGGTATTCACTTGCTCAAGCTGCTGTTGATTTAGGAGCTGAAGTAACTTTGGTAAGTGGACCTACAAATCTTAGTGTTCCTGATGGACTTAAAGAATTTATTTCTGTTGATTCTGCAATTCATATGTATGAAAAGGTAGATGAAAAGTTTAAAGATACTGATATTTTTATAGCTTGTGCTGCAGTTGCAGACTACAGACCTAAAGAATATCAAGATAAAAAAATTAAAAAATCAGATTTAAATTTAACAATAGAACTAGTTAGGAATCCTGATATCCTATTTGAAATGGGAAAAAAGAAAGAAAATCAATTATTGGTTGGCTTTGCAGCAGAAACAAATAATATTATAGAGAATGCTTTAAAGAAATTAGAAAAGAAAAACCTTGATCTGATAGTTGCGAATAATGCTTCAACTATGGGAACAGATACTAATAGTATAGAAATCATAAG harbors:
- the coaBC gene encoding bifunctional phosphopantothenoylcysteine decarboxylase/phosphopantothenate--cysteine ligase CoaBC; the protein is MKNILVGVTGGIAAFKSASIVSLLKKKGYNVKVVMTENATNIIGPLTLETLSKNRVYVDMWDKNPHYEVEHISLADWADIVLIAPATYNIIGKVANGIADDMLSTILSAVALRKPVFFALAMNVNMYENPILNENIDKLKAYGYRFIDTNEGLLACNYEAKGRMKEPEEIVDIIERYSIASKIDNFRDALKGKKLLITSGRTREDIDPIRYLSNKSSGKMGYSLAQAAVDLGAEVTLVSGPTNLSVPDGLKEFISVDSAIHMYEKVDEKFKDTDIFIACAAVADYRPKEYQDKKIKKSDLNLTIELVRNPDILFEMGKKKENQLLVGFAAETNNIIENALKKLEKKNLDLIVANNASTMGTDTNSIEIIRKDRSSTVINQKSKIELAYDILKEVILDLKKAKDEEK